A segment of the Xenopus tropicalis strain Nigerian chromosome 6, UCB_Xtro_10.0, whole genome shotgun sequence genome:
ggatcaagtacaggtactgttttattattacagagaaaagggaatcatttaaccatgaaataaacccaatagggttgttctgccccaataaggggtaattatatcttagttgggatcaagtacaggtactgttttattattacagagaaaagggaatcatttaaccattaaataaacccaatagggctgttctgccccaataaggggtaattatatcttagttgggatcaagtacaggtactgttttattattacagagaaaagggaatcatttaaccattaaataaacccaatagggctgttctgccccaataaggggtaattatatcttagttgggatcaagtacaggtactgttttattattacagagaaaagggaatcatttaaccatgaaataaacccaatagggctgttctgcccccaataaggggtaattatatcttagttgggatcaagtacaggtactgttttattattacagagaaaaaggaaatcagttttaaaattctgtataatttgattaaaatggagtctatgggagacgggctttccgtaattcggagctttctggataatgggtttctggataaggcatccaatacctgtattagtaagATTAATGAGTAGAATGACTgagagtgattttttttcatggtaAAGGGTGCAGCTGcaaaactaattaaaatatatatctttatgaatattgaatactgtatatttactaaGTATGGAAAAGTTAATCTTAAAATGAACTTAATACAATTCAGACTGCTGTATATTTAACAGAATTGCAACTGCCCTTAATCTGTTctgtttgttttaattttttaatttcctttttgttctgcagctcacTGGTCTTTTAACCTCTGGTTGCTAGCATCactgaccctagaaaccaggccgGGCTCTGAATGCCAGATTAAGAGATGAATGAAAAagtgcctaaatagaaagataagtagtaaatATTAAGCCTGGGAATAAATCTGCCATCCGGtgacaggggtcagtgaccctggcaataAAATTCCAGATTGGAGTGAGgcagaatagaaaagaaaatatttaaaaaacttccTTCTTTAtctatatgaaataaaaagataatttgctctttaaagggacactgccatgatatttatggggtactctgccatttaaccttttattcttgaaccaacaaatgtatttgtagctgtaatattggtgtgtaggcgccatctcagtgccttgtgcctgagtctgagctttcagccagcgctactcattagaactgctttcagctaacctattgtttctcctactcccatgtaactgggggagtcccaagccggacttggatttcttactattgagtgctattctgatacctactgggagctgctatcttgctcccttcccattgttctgctgatcggcagttgggggggaggggggatatcactccaacttgcagcgcagcagtaaagtgtgcctgagtctgagctttcagccagcgctacacattagaactgctttcagcaaacctattgtttctcctactcccatgtaactggaggagtcccaagccggacttggatttcttactattgagtgctattctgatacctactgggagctgctatcttgctcccgtcccattgttctgctgatcggctgctgggggggaggggggggggatatcactccaacttgcagcgcagcagtaaagtgtgcctgagtctgagctttcagccagcgctacacattagaactgctttcagctaaccttttgtttctcctactcccatgtaactggaggagtcccaagccggactttgaaCCTCTTTTGAGGTTAGTGCAATGGGCAGCACTGCCTTCAGTCAGGTCCAAGCTCCACCACTTTCTGTGGGAAAGAGAAGCCCAGGAACAGGAATAGGTCTCATCTGTTCCTCCCTGGCAGGTAGGGTGCTTATGGTATTACTGTTCAGCACAGGGTTTTAAACTGTTCTTTGAACCCCCCTCACCCTAATCTTATGGGTCCCTTTATTTTATTAGCAGATATTACAGAGGATGATATCATACAGATAAAGATTGAGGAGGATGAAGTAGATCCTGAAGATCACACAGACACTGGAAAGAGAATAGAATTCACTAATAGGGGTATGTGTTGCCCACATTTATTGTAAATTGTAATAATATATGCTGTTTTGTCCCTTCTCCACCCATTATCTGCATGTACAGATAGAGCAAACCCACCtgtaccataaaactgtggcagcataaggattcccctgtatcTGAGTGGGCCCAGCACAAATAAtccctcctcctctgcccccACTACCAGCCCCACTCACGCCACGTTGCATGTGATGTTAAAGGTAGGAGTGGGGCTGGAGAGGGaggactacaatacagcagactcCTAGTTCAGTGTCCCGCCCCCCACGACTGTACTTTCTGCTGTATAGTTAGTTACGTCACTGTGTAAGCatatctgcaaaaaaataatcccataaaaaataaagacaaggaAACATATAGACCAGTTCCATTTCAGTACTTTATATTACATTgttacccccatatataataaaatgcactaagtttgctcaggagcccatagcaacaggtgaccagtaaatgctatctgctgattggttacttctCCTAGgcaaatttagtgtcttttattacataaccccatgttTTACAATGTTTGTTGTGTTCTGACACATTTGCTATGTTTCCTTAGATACCTGTGGTTCATGTAGCGCCCCGGGGGCAGCTAAGGGGCCGTCACTGTGTGGAGCAGGACTCAGAGGACATTCACAGTTTAAATCGGGCACAAGATCTGAGAATCGTTCAACAAGTTCTAAAGCTCTGTGTTTTATCTGCTGcaaatgtgggaaaagcttcccCAGCAACAGTGACCTCCGTAAACACGTCTGTGGCCCCCGCGCTAGAAGGCGGAGCTTTAATAGTAGGCGGAACGAGGAAGCAAAGAGGAGAAGGAAAAAACCCAAGGAAAAGCAGCTCTTCATCTGCACAGAATGCGGGAAGCACTACTGCAGTAAGCACAGTCTGCAGACACATCTGATGATCCACACTGGCGAGAGGCCGTTCAAATGTAaggaatgtggcaaaggctttgctcgCAAGGTCAGCCTAGTGACCCACGAGAggatccacacaggggagaaaccatttgcctgCAAAGAATGTGGCAAGAGATTCTCCTACAAGATCAGCCTTATGACACACGAGTGGATTCACACAGGGGTGAAACCGTTTAAGTGCACGGCCTGCGGCAAAGGGTTCTGTCTCAAGAGTCAGCTTCAGGGTCACCTAAAAAGCGACAATCCATGTACGGAAAACGGGAAAAATTCCGATGGGAAGACCCCCGCAGAGGAGAAAATCTTCACCTGCAAACAGTGCGGCAAAACCTTCTCTCGGAAAAGAAGCCTCGACAGCCATCAGAAGATTCACCCAGATGGGAAGCCCTTCctgtgcacggaatgtgggaaaagcttctctaGGAAACGGAACCTCcataaacaccagaaaattcaTACAAGGGAAAAACCCTATAAGTGCATGGAATGTGGGGAAAGTTTCGCTCATAAGGGAAGCCTCTCTTGCCACCAGAAAATCCATTCGGTTGAGAGACCTTTCAAGTGCAATGAATGTGGGAAGAGCTTCACGCTAAAGACAACGCTTCAAACACACCAGAAacttcacaccggggagaaaccattctcctGCACCGAATGTGGGAAAAGATTTGTTCAGAAGAGCAACTTTCTGATCCACAGGAggattcacaccggggagaaaccattcatctgTTCCGAATGCGGGAAGGGCTTCTCTCACAAGATTCACCTTTTGTCCCATGAGAGAAATCACCGAGGTGAAAAACCGTTTACCTGCAACGAATGTGGAAAAAGTTTCTCCCAAAATGGCAGCCTCTACAATCACAAAAagattcacaccggggagaaacccttcACCTGCACGGAATGTGGCAAAAGCTTCTTCCAGAAGAACAAACTTCTACGGCACGAGATGatccacactggggagaaaccttttGTATGTACAGAGTGCGGCAAGGGCTTCTCTCAGAAGGGCAACCTGCACACTCACCTGAAAGTTCACACAAAAGACAAACCGTTCACGTGTACAGACTGTGGGGAGAAATTCACCCTCAAAAGCAAGCTTCAGAAGCATCAGAAACTCCACATTGACTAGGAACCCTTGGGAGATCTAAAAGCTTCTCTTTCTGAATAGAAGTGCTAAAGGGGCTTCTTGTAGGCCTTGGTCAGTCAGCCTTCCCTTCCTTTGGTGTAGTGTTACACCCAGCAGGGGTGCAAGTGGAGGACAGATGTAGGGGCACTAAACCGCGACCTTGCAGTTGGTGGAACTTATTCCCCAGAGGACTTTCCAGTCCTCTACAAAACCCTGTAAAGAAAGAAGTTCCTCAGGAACCCTAGCAAGAAGGCTATGTGTATCATTTCACATACAGATCACATCCGTCTCCAGTCAATGGAACCTTTTTGCCCATAAAGGACCAACGACAGCAAAAACCAGGCCTCTTTATTGGCACTGACATAGCAGCTAATTCCCACCCATGACATGAGCATGAAGTATGGTCGCTAAGTCATTATTCATCTGTGTTTTATCTCATATACATGCATTACACAGGCATAGGAGGAATATTCAGATATATCATGTGCaatgagtatatatataaagagaattGATGCTACTAGCCCCTAAAAACACCAGTCCCTGCACATTATGAGTGGTTATTTCCACCCATAATTGGCCCTGGTCTGGTCCTGTCATGTTGCTAAAGCCAAGAAAGGCTGCATAGGAATTAAAGGGGACCCAAGAACCCCAAGTTGTGTTTAGGagaggggaatacctatgctggcatAGTTCCCACTCTGTACAAAGTAGAGGTTTGTTGATTTGACCGGTCTCACCCCCAATGATGCCCTGTAAGGGGGGATGCCCCACCTCAGAAGGGTTAATAATTAGTGacgggcaaaatgtttcgccaggcatggatttgcagcgaatttccgtgtttcaccattggcggattgtttcgcgaaacagatgaaaaaatttgcagcggaaaatttgccgcacgttcaaaaattgtcgACAAAATAATGATGAAAGAATAGTTGCtgccgacaatttttttttgacgtgagacattttcggcgtttcggcgaattttctgccgtttcgttaatcttttgaaagattcgcacatCTTTCGacgaagcgaaacgagacagattcgctcatcactattaataataaCTGCATAAAAAGCTGGAAGTAACATTGTAATGGAGAGGTAGGGTTGCCACGTGGCTAGTATTTTAATGGCCTGACTTGTAAAAATGATGATTGGTGCCAATGGTAATAAGGAAAATAGataaaggtggcagccctatgaAGAGGGCACAGCATAGAACTTAACTGGTTTATTGCAAGAACTAAATGTCTCAAAGGCTCCATAACACAAGTGTTGCCCCAAGGGAAATCTCTATATTCCTGAGCCTATTCAGTTCCTGCTCTACATGGTGGGGCTTCCGGCTGCTCTAGTAACTGGAGCAATATAGCATTTTCTACTTAGGGCCTCCTTGCCTCAGGCTTCCAGATCTATCCACCCTCTTCCACTGAGTGTGGCCTGTAGCCTGGCTATCCTATTCCTTATATGGACTAAAGGAAGTCATCTGACACCCCTAACAGGGAATTCCTACAGGCCCAGGGCATGCCTAACCAAAAGAGAGACTATACCCATACCTCCCAGAGCCAGCTCAGGGCTATACCTGCCAGTAGGGGAAGGAATAAACCCACTTGTTGGCCGTGCAGTGCCAATCAGTAATGGATTACTGAGCTACTGTGATAAAGGTAGGTAGAGTTCTACAGGTACAGTTTCACATTGTACTGGGACATGGGGAGAAACTTACCAAGGAGACGTGGGACTATGGGGTCCTTCCCTGTGGTATCTGCCATATTGAGCCCTATAGGAACAGTGTATCATGTCCATCTCCTCTTAGTTCCCCTTACAAAGCAGCGACGCCGGGGGAAGAAAGGCTGAGAAGCTCTACTAGACTGTTCTATGAAGACAATATCACCCACTTTTGTTTTTCCACTGACTTGATTACTTCATGCTAATATTCAGCATTCTGTGCCAGCTCAGCTACTTGTGATTGGTTCCTTGAGGATGGACCAATCACTGTCAATACTGGGACTATCCTATCACTTGTAGACGATGGTGCTACTCAATCCCCGACTGCTCAAAGCCCAAAAGGTGATGAAGGTACATGGGATTTCTGTGGGCTGTCACCCTACATcatttattttacaacagagaTGAAAGCCACCAAAGATGTAGGGCAATAGCCCACAGAATAGTCAGTTGCCTTCTCCCCTTCTTTTGTGGGAACCATTGAGCTTATGGTGTTGGGGCCTTTTACT
Coding sequences within it:
- the LOC116406477 gene encoding gastrula zinc finger protein XlCGF57.1-like isoform X4, producing the protein MGSTAFSQVQAPPLSVGKRSPGTGIGLICSSLAADITEDDIIQIKIEEDEVDPEDHTDTGKRIEFTNRDTCGSCSAPGAAKGPSLCGAGLRGHSQFKSGTRSENRSTSSKALCFICCKCGKSFPSNSDLRKHVCGPRARRRSFNSRRNEEAKRRRKKPKEKQLFICTECGKHYCSKHSLQTHLMIHTGERPFKCKECGKGFARKVSLVTHERIHTGEKPFACKECGKRFSYKISLMTHEWIHTGVKPFKCTACGKGFCLKSQLQGHLKSDNPCTENGKNSDGKTPAEEKIFTCKQCGKTFSRKRSLDSHQKIHPDGKPFLCTECGKSFSRKRNLHKHQKIHTREKPYKCMECGESFAHKGSLSCHQKIHSVERPFKCNECGKSFTLKTTLQTHQKLHTGEKPFSCTECGKRFVQKSNFLIHRRIHTGEKPFICSECGKGFSHKIHLLSHERNHRGEKPFTCNECGKSFSQNGSLYNHKKIHTGEKPFTCTECGKSFFQKNKLLRHEMIHTGEKPFVCTECGKGFSQKGNLHTHLKVHTKDKPFTCTDCGEKFTLKSKLQKHQKLHID
- the LOC116406477 gene encoding gastrula zinc finger protein XlCGF57.1-like isoform X5, which codes for MGSTAFSQVQAPPLSVGKRSPGTGIGLICSSLADITEDDIIQIKIEEDEVDPEDHTDTGKRIEFTNRDTCGSCSAPGAAKGPSLCGAGLRGHSQFKSGTRSENRSTSSKALCFICCKCGKSFPSNSDLRKHVCGPRARRRSFNSRRNEEAKRRRKKPKEKQLFICTECGKHYCSKHSLQTHLMIHTGERPFKCKECGKGFARKVSLVTHERIHTGEKPFACKECGKRFSYKISLMTHEWIHTGVKPFKCTACGKGFCLKSQLQGHLKSDNPCTENGKNSDGKTPAEEKIFTCKQCGKTFSRKRSLDSHQKIHPDGKPFLCTECGKSFSRKRNLHKHQKIHTREKPYKCMECGESFAHKGSLSCHQKIHSVERPFKCNECGKSFTLKTTLQTHQKLHTGEKPFSCTECGKRFVQKSNFLIHRRIHTGEKPFICSECGKGFSHKIHLLSHERNHRGEKPFTCNECGKSFSQNGSLYNHKKIHTGEKPFTCTECGKSFFQKNKLLRHEMIHTGEKPFVCTECGKGFSQKGNLHTHLKVHTKDKPFTCTDCGEKFTLKSKLQKHQKLHID
- the LOC116406477 gene encoding gastrula zinc finger protein XlCGF57.1-like isoform X1; amino-acid sequence: MDPVPGAAEPEVLQIKVEQEDSDDHLNPADSEAGTYDGADITEDDIIQIKIEEDEVDPEDHTDTGKRIEFTNRDTCGSCSAPGAAKGPSLCGAGLRGHSQFKSGTRSENRSTSSKALCFICCKCGKSFPSNSDLRKHVCGPRARRRSFNSRRNEEAKRRRKKPKEKQLFICTECGKHYCSKHSLQTHLMIHTGERPFKCKECGKGFARKVSLVTHERIHTGEKPFACKECGKRFSYKISLMTHEWIHTGVKPFKCTACGKGFCLKSQLQGHLKSDNPCTENGKNSDGKTPAEEKIFTCKQCGKTFSRKRSLDSHQKIHPDGKPFLCTECGKSFSRKRNLHKHQKIHTREKPYKCMECGESFAHKGSLSCHQKIHSVERPFKCNECGKSFTLKTTLQTHQKLHTGEKPFSCTECGKRFVQKSNFLIHRRIHTGEKPFICSECGKGFSHKIHLLSHERNHRGEKPFTCNECGKSFSQNGSLYNHKKIHTGEKPFTCTECGKSFFQKNKLLRHEMIHTGEKPFVCTECGKGFSQKGNLHTHLKVHTKDKPFTCTDCGEKFTLKSKLQKHQKLHID
- the LOC116406477 gene encoding gastrula zinc finger protein XlCGF57.1-like isoform X2; translated protein: MDPVPGAEPEVLQIKVEQEDSDDHLNPADSEAGTYDGADITEDDIIQIKIEEDEVDPEDHTDTGKRIEFTNRDTCGSCSAPGAAKGPSLCGAGLRGHSQFKSGTRSENRSTSSKALCFICCKCGKSFPSNSDLRKHVCGPRARRRSFNSRRNEEAKRRRKKPKEKQLFICTECGKHYCSKHSLQTHLMIHTGERPFKCKECGKGFARKVSLVTHERIHTGEKPFACKECGKRFSYKISLMTHEWIHTGVKPFKCTACGKGFCLKSQLQGHLKSDNPCTENGKNSDGKTPAEEKIFTCKQCGKTFSRKRSLDSHQKIHPDGKPFLCTECGKSFSRKRNLHKHQKIHTREKPYKCMECGESFAHKGSLSCHQKIHSVERPFKCNECGKSFTLKTTLQTHQKLHTGEKPFSCTECGKRFVQKSNFLIHRRIHTGEKPFICSECGKGFSHKIHLLSHERNHRGEKPFTCNECGKSFSQNGSLYNHKKIHTGEKPFTCTECGKSFFQKNKLLRHEMIHTGEKPFVCTECGKGFSQKGNLHTHLKVHTKDKPFTCTDCGEKFTLKSKLQKHQKLHID
- the LOC116406477 gene encoding gastrula zinc finger protein XlCGF57.1-like isoform X3, which gives rise to MDPVPGAAEPEVLQIKVEQEDSDDHLNPADSEAGTYDGDITEDDIIQIKIEEDEVDPEDHTDTGKRIEFTNRDTCGSCSAPGAAKGPSLCGAGLRGHSQFKSGTRSENRSTSSKALCFICCKCGKSFPSNSDLRKHVCGPRARRRSFNSRRNEEAKRRRKKPKEKQLFICTECGKHYCSKHSLQTHLMIHTGERPFKCKECGKGFARKVSLVTHERIHTGEKPFACKECGKRFSYKISLMTHEWIHTGVKPFKCTACGKGFCLKSQLQGHLKSDNPCTENGKNSDGKTPAEEKIFTCKQCGKTFSRKRSLDSHQKIHPDGKPFLCTECGKSFSRKRNLHKHQKIHTREKPYKCMECGESFAHKGSLSCHQKIHSVERPFKCNECGKSFTLKTTLQTHQKLHTGEKPFSCTECGKRFVQKSNFLIHRRIHTGEKPFICSECGKGFSHKIHLLSHERNHRGEKPFTCNECGKSFSQNGSLYNHKKIHTGEKPFTCTECGKSFFQKNKLLRHEMIHTGEKPFVCTECGKGFSQKGNLHTHLKVHTKDKPFTCTDCGEKFTLKSKLQKHQKLHID